The Caulifigura coniformis genome includes a region encoding these proteins:
- a CDS encoding RDD family protein — protein sequence MPIKVRCGGCEKSLSVPDSMRGKTVKCPACGEKIKLPGGDAAKAGVSKTARQKKEAEGSVDEKPSGELFVNLNLKQLEADEKICPFCAEPMPSGEDASSVCPSCGMDTATGKMDRKEARRRSRRGPDIKEYWAKAWSDPARFVIDYKALAIRTGTFWTQFGMIFGICLFMAKDYCTRGPTITFWAAMTAISALGIPGWYWSLAIRLIQAELFREKVNTDRIHFDFFANVSIGLRGVIWPFIVFLPAWMGLGAIYLLSPDSVPEATFRILAGVLIALPFLMFPIATIHMTARYTYKAWILWELLVSFSRAAAGCFYWLIQAAVIMGPVFAMLFAIQMYGGGMNPFSNTYIDQAAIWTTEKALGIIGEQANQESLVFILIRLVVELVMGFCFIAPLAYLSAFPALYMIRANALLAHYFQPKLGIMNDMPKSTPATFWVRFLAFWGDILLVPLAPVLVMRDKRAVMVGGLIFAAVVLTKMFRSEAAMLQMILYVAYGVYTYWMYFAVSESGAIKATTVKEAFGLQVQTSKGRQLTLQQATVRWFGTMISGLLGGLGFLMCAFHPKKKAFQDLFSKSEVVWVGDK from the coding sequence ATGCCGATCAAAGTCCGCTGCGGCGGCTGTGAAAAGTCTCTGAGCGTCCCGGACTCGATGCGCGGCAAAACGGTGAAGTGCCCCGCGTGTGGCGAGAAAATCAAGCTCCCCGGAGGAGACGCCGCCAAAGCCGGCGTCTCCAAAACCGCACGCCAGAAGAAAGAGGCCGAAGGCTCCGTCGACGAAAAACCGTCGGGGGAGCTGTTCGTCAATCTGAACCTGAAACAGCTCGAGGCGGATGAGAAAATCTGCCCGTTCTGCGCCGAACCGATGCCCTCCGGCGAGGATGCTTCCAGCGTCTGTCCCAGCTGCGGAATGGATACCGCAACCGGAAAAATGGACAGAAAGGAAGCCCGGAGGCGTTCCCGTCGCGGCCCCGACATCAAGGAATACTGGGCCAAGGCCTGGTCCGACCCGGCCAGGTTCGTCATCGACTACAAGGCCCTTGCGATCCGAACCGGAACATTCTGGACACAGTTCGGAATGATCTTCGGTATCTGCCTGTTCATGGCCAAGGACTACTGCACCCGCGGGCCCACAATCACCTTCTGGGCCGCCATGACGGCCATCTCCGCACTCGGCATCCCCGGCTGGTACTGGTCGCTGGCCATCCGCCTGATCCAGGCCGAGCTGTTCCGCGAGAAGGTGAATACCGACCGGATTCACTTCGACTTCTTTGCGAACGTGTCGATCGGACTGCGAGGCGTCATCTGGCCATTTATCGTCTTCCTGCCGGCCTGGATGGGGCTCGGCGCGATCTACCTGCTGTCGCCAGATTCCGTGCCGGAGGCGACGTTCAGGATCCTGGCAGGCGTGCTGATCGCGCTGCCGTTCCTGATGTTCCCGATCGCCACGATCCACATGACCGCCCGCTATACCTACAAGGCCTGGATCCTCTGGGAGCTCCTGGTGTCCTTCAGTCGCGCCGCGGCCGGCTGCTTTTACTGGCTGATCCAGGCGGCGGTCATCATGGGGCCCGTCTTCGCCATGTTGTTTGCCATTCAGATGTACGGCGGCGGGATGAACCCCTTCTCGAACACCTACATCGATCAGGCCGCCATCTGGACGACTGAGAAGGCGCTCGGGATCATCGGAGAACAGGCAAACCAGGAATCGCTGGTCTTCATCCTGATCCGGCTGGTCGTCGAACTCGTCATGGGCTTCTGCTTTATCGCGCCGCTGGCCTACCTGTCGGCGTTTCCGGCCCTGTACATGATCCGGGCAAATGCGCTGCTGGCCCACTACTTCCAGCCGAAGCTGGGCATCATGAACGACATGCCCAAGAGCACGCCGGCCACCTTCTGGGTCCGTTTTCTGGCCTTCTGGGGAGACATCCTGCTCGTCCCGCTGGCGCCGGTGCTCGTCATGCGTGACAAACGCGCCGTCATGGTCGGCGGCCTGATCTTCGCCGCAGTGGTCCTCACCAAGATGTTCCGCAGCGAAGCCGCGATGCTCCAGATGATTCTCTACGTCGCGTATGGCGTCTACACCTACTGGATGTACTTCGCCGTCTCCGAGTCTGGGGCCATCAAGGCGACGACCGTCAAGGAAGCGTTCGGACTGCAGGTGCAGACCTCCAAGGGACGCCAGCTGACGCTGCAGCAGGCAACGGTCCGATGGTTCGGCACGATGATCTCCGGACTCCTCGGAGGACTCGGGTTCCTCATGTGCGCCTTCCACCCGAAGAAGAAGGCCTTCCAGGACCTCTTCTCCAAGTCCGAAGTCGTGTGGGTTGGAGATAAATGA
- a CDS encoding transcription antitermination factor NusB, producing the protein MTRSPHREPDRRPPAPSAGGAIEPTTARELAFACLQAFDDSGFYLSDSLDRLQGRPLSTADRALAMELSYTVLRRRATLDAVLRQLVSRDPASVERDLWTVLQLGVVQLLLIPGLPPHAAVHETVELAKRINGRWGGMVNGVLRSLQRLVTGNVADAPSASGVPIVAADPAREGEGAACLEIVYRQLGANVFPDFARDPVGYVATAFSMPRELMARWSNGWDPAAALRQAAWFTTPGVLSLRINPLRTDRVRLIESLRSIGAECWPGDLPESIRLAESTRIARLPGFEDGHFSVQDESAMRIVDLLDPRPGERVLDLCSAPGGKSTHAAERMLDQGTVVACDLSERRLRLVEQSAARLGLNAISTQLVADDPASIPDGPFDAAMVDAPCSNMGVLGKRPEARWRLTEEDFQELPALQLRLLEAAAERVKRDGRLVYSTCSIDALENEGVIRQFLARQPVWSATTQLQSVPSEPGDGGFVAVLRRN; encoded by the coding sequence ATGACACGTTCGCCCCATCGGGAACCCGATCGCAGGCCCCCCGCTCCCTCCGCGGGGGGGGCGATCGAGCCAACGACCGCCCGCGAACTCGCCTTCGCCTGCCTCCAGGCATTCGACGATTCCGGCTTCTATCTCTCCGACAGTCTGGATCGGCTTCAGGGCAGGCCGCTTTCGACGGCCGATCGCGCCCTCGCGATGGAGCTCAGCTACACCGTCCTCAGGCGTCGTGCGACGCTCGATGCGGTCCTCCGCCAACTCGTCTCGCGCGACCCCGCAAGCGTCGAACGGGACCTGTGGACGGTGCTGCAACTCGGCGTCGTCCAGCTGCTCCTGATCCCCGGCCTGCCGCCGCATGCGGCCGTCCACGAAACGGTCGAACTCGCCAAACGCATCAACGGCCGCTGGGGCGGGATGGTCAACGGAGTCCTGCGCTCGCTGCAGCGACTGGTCACCGGGAACGTCGCAGACGCCCCGTCTGCATCGGGAGTCCCGATCGTCGCTGCCGACCCGGCGCGCGAAGGGGAAGGGGCCGCATGCCTCGAGATCGTTTACCGGCAGTTGGGGGCAAACGTCTTTCCAGATTTCGCGCGCGATCCGGTCGGATACGTCGCCACGGCCTTCAGCATGCCTCGCGAATTGATGGCGCGATGGTCGAATGGTTGGGATCCGGCCGCCGCGCTCCGTCAGGCTGCCTGGTTCACGACGCCGGGAGTCTTGTCGCTCAGGATCAATCCCCTGAGGACCGACCGCGTCCGCCTGATCGAGTCGCTCCGGAGTATCGGCGCGGAATGCTGGCCCGGTGACCTCCCCGAAAGCATCCGGCTGGCGGAGTCGACCCGCATCGCCCGACTTCCAGGTTTCGAGGACGGACATTTCAGTGTGCAGGATGAGTCGGCGATGAGAATCGTCGACCTCCTCGATCCCCGTCCGGGAGAGCGGGTCCTCGATCTCTGTTCGGCGCCCGGCGGCAAAAGCACGCACGCGGCCGAGCGGATGCTGGATCAGGGGACGGTCGTCGCCTGCGATCTGTCGGAGCGAAGGCTGCGCTTGGTCGAACAGTCCGCAGCACGCCTGGGATTGAATGCAATCTCCACTCAGCTTGTGGCGGACGACCCGGCCTCCATTCCCGACGGCCCGTTCGACGCCGCCATGGTCGATGCCCCCTGTTCCAATATGGGGGTCCTCGGCAAGCGCCCCGAAGCACGCTGGCGTCTGACGGAAGAGGACTTCCAGGAGCTTCCAGCTCTTCAACTGCGGCTTCTCGAGGCCGCGGCGGAGCGGGTGAAGCGCGATGGGCGTCTTGTCTACTCGACGTGCAGCATCGATGCCCTCGAGAACGAGGGAGTCATCCGCCAGTTCCTGGCGCGCCAGCCCGTGTGGTCAGCCACGACGCAGCTTCAGTCAGTCCCCTCCGAACCGGGCGACGGCGGATTCGTCGCCGTGCTGCGGCGGAACTGA
- the aroF gene encoding 3-deoxy-7-phosphoheptulonate synthase — protein sequence MIIVLKPDFSESQLQHICEKVQEMGFKYEISRGLKRTLVGVIGEEDRLRNAPLRAIPGVEDVMSILKPFKLASREFKAEDSVFDLGRGVKVGGGNLMLIAGPCAIEGEEILLEIGKAVRAAGANVLRGGAFKPRTSPYSFQGMGEEGLKILRRVGDELKMPVVTEVMDPRQVELVAKYTDIFQIGARNMQNFNLLAEVGKVKQPVLLKRGMSASVEDLLMSAEYILASGNPRVILCERGIRSFDKSTRNLLDLAIIPNAKGLTHLPIIADPSHATGRPDLIPAMSYASIAAGADGVHIEVHSCPEKAMSDGPQALLPPQYAEVVKKMHQLAEVMGKTIPQAV from the coding sequence ATGATCATTGTCCTCAAGCCCGATTTCAGCGAATCCCAGCTCCAGCACATCTGTGAAAAAGTTCAGGAGATGGGCTTCAAGTACGAGATCAGCCGGGGTCTCAAGCGCACTCTTGTCGGCGTGATCGGTGAGGAAGACCGCCTGCGGAATGCTCCGCTCCGGGCCATTCCGGGGGTTGAGGACGTGATGTCGATCCTGAAGCCGTTCAAGCTGGCCAGCCGCGAGTTCAAGGCTGAAGACTCCGTCTTCGATCTGGGCCGCGGAGTGAAGGTCGGCGGGGGCAACCTGATGCTGATCGCCGGCCCGTGCGCGATCGAAGGAGAAGAAATCCTTCTCGAGATCGGCAAGGCCGTCCGGGCGGCGGGGGCCAACGTGCTGCGAGGTGGTGCGTTCAAGCCGCGCACGAGCCCATACAGCTTCCAGGGGATGGGCGAAGAAGGCCTGAAGATCCTCCGCCGCGTCGGGGACGAGCTCAAGATGCCGGTCGTGACGGAAGTCATGGATCCGCGGCAGGTCGAGCTTGTCGCCAAGTACACCGATATCTTCCAGATTGGCGCCCGCAACATGCAGAACTTCAACCTGCTGGCGGAAGTCGGCAAGGTGAAGCAGCCGGTGCTACTCAAGCGCGGCATGAGCGCGAGCGTCGAAGACCTGCTGATGTCGGCCGAGTACATCCTCGCCAGCGGCAACCCGCGGGTGATCCTGTGCGAACGAGGAATCCGCAGCTTTGACAAGTCGACGCGGAACCTGCTCGACCTGGCCATCATCCCGAACGCCAAGGGCCTGACCCACCTGCCGATCATCGCGGACCCCAGCCACGCGACAGGCCGGCCCGACCTGATCCCCGCCATGTCGTACGCCTCAATCGCTGCGGGCGCTGACGGCGTGCATATCGAAGTGCACAGCTGTCCCGAGAAAGCGATGAGCGATGGACCGCAGGCTCTGCTCCCGCCGCAGTACGCCGAGGTGGTGAAGAAGATGCATCAGCTCGCAGAGGTGATGGGCAAGACGATCCCGCAGGCCGTCTGA
- a CDS encoding glycosyltransferase family 4 protein — MEDRRLTVVQLLPALESGGVERGTLEVASELVRRGHRSIVISAGGRLVEKLEAEGSEHIAWTIGGKTPWTFRYVSQLRSLIQEEGVDILHARSRVPAWVGWMAWKSLPNQSKPRFVTTVHGLYRVGKYSSIMTSGDAVIAVSGSVRDYVLKNFPHTDPNRLRVIPRGRNSNEFPHGHHPDDAWLEAWYREFPQTQGKILLTLPGRLTRLKGHEDFINLIAEVRAAGVDAHGLIVGEVDPRRTAYAEELHALVEHDGLSEHVTFTGHRRDIREVFSLSAIVFSLSTQPESFGRTTLEALSIGIPVVGYDHGGVGEILHDVFPQGATPLGDRIALRDRVTMLLQEGPFVVPPHDGYRLDQMLEAEIQLYHELAA, encoded by the coding sequence ATGGAAGACCGACGCCTGACTGTCGTTCAATTGTTGCCGGCCCTGGAAAGCGGCGGAGTAGAGCGGGGCACCCTCGAGGTCGCCTCCGAACTGGTCCGCCGGGGTCACCGCTCGATCGTGATTTCGGCCGGCGGACGGCTTGTCGAAAAGCTCGAGGCGGAAGGCAGCGAACACATCGCCTGGACGATCGGCGGCAAAACGCCCTGGACGTTCCGCTACGTCTCCCAGCTCCGCAGCCTCATCCAGGAAGAAGGCGTCGACATCCTGCATGCGCGGTCACGCGTCCCCGCCTGGGTCGGCTGGATGGCCTGGAAGTCCCTCCCCAACCAGTCGAAACCGCGATTCGTGACGACGGTCCACGGCCTGTATCGGGTCGGAAAATACAGCAGCATCATGACGAGCGGCGATGCCGTCATTGCCGTCTCCGGTTCGGTCCGCGACTACGTCCTGAAGAATTTCCCGCATACCGACCCGAATCGTCTGCGCGTGATTCCGCGTGGCAGGAACTCGAACGAATTCCCCCACGGCCATCACCCCGATGACGCCTGGCTTGAAGCCTGGTATCGCGAGTTCCCCCAGACGCAGGGGAAAATCCTCCTGACGCTCCCCGGCCGGTTGACCCGGCTGAAGGGGCATGAAGACTTCATCAACCTCATCGCAGAGGTTCGCGCCGCAGGCGTCGATGCTCATGGGCTCATCGTCGGCGAGGTCGACCCCAGACGCACCGCCTATGCCGAGGAACTCCATGCGCTCGTCGAACATGACGGCTTGTCGGAGCATGTGACCTTCACCGGGCACCGTCGCGACATCCGGGAAGTCTTCTCCCTCTCGGCCATCGTCTTCTCGCTGTCCACGCAGCCCGAGTCCTTCGGCCGAACGACGCTCGAAGCGCTCTCGATCGGAATTCCCGTCGTCGGCTACGACCACGGCGGAGTTGGCGAGATTCTGCACGACGTGTTCCCGCAGGGGGCGACGCCGCTGGGCGATCGAATCGCTCTACGCGATCGCGTGACCATGCTGCTCCAGGAAGGGCCTTTCGTCGTTCCGCCTCATGATGGCTACCGCCTCGACCAGATGCTCGAGGCCGAGATTCAACTTTATCACGAGCTCGCGGCATGA
- a CDS encoding MazG nucleotide pyrophosphohydrolase domain-containing protein yields the protein MSSTSLTLDELQQLIDRMYSRKDQARGVDGTFMWLMEEVGELAAALRSGTPEELAAEFADVLAWLATIANVAGVNLGEAVAKKYGAGCPGCGEMVCSCGDAEKP from the coding sequence ATGTCGTCAACTTCCTTAACTCTTGATGAACTTCAGCAACTCATCGACCGGATGTATTCGCGCAAGGACCAGGCGCGAGGGGTCGACGGGACGTTCATGTGGCTGATGGAGGAAGTGGGTGAGCTGGCGGCCGCGCTGCGAAGCGGGACGCCTGAGGAGCTTGCGGCAGAATTTGCCGATGTGCTCGCGTGGCTCGCCACGATCGCGAATGTCGCCGGAGTGAATCTGGGCGAAGCGGTCGCGAAGAAATACGGCGCGGGCTGCCCTGGCTGCGGCGAGATGGTCTGCAGCTGCGGCGACGCTGAAAAGCCGTGA
- a CDS encoding sulfotransferase domain-containing protein, protein MWTELQNRWSMSRDIVKLSCLRYRDYDGYFASMHQSGNHWMRHLLGTVIAIHHDLPAPQHLADMRLIGEPRCPTQIPGIPRLVFSHKICSTLVHSAASRAFVAFPRYVIMVRDLRTMLVSHFERFKDRYRMSFSEYLRGDVTGRRFDCDIWDSVRFLNAWGRVCSRMPGQTMVLRFEDLRADVVSQAMKVWNFLELPPVERSVFEQAAAASTKDQMKTKEERVRKHGTVVRPDGGDALARYSPKDRAFFMETCERYLRHSFGYDYNWFESSAAIRRAA, encoded by the coding sequence ATGTGGACTGAGCTGCAGAACCGCTGGTCGATGTCGCGGGACATCGTGAAGCTCTCCTGTCTCCGATACCGCGACTACGACGGATACTTCGCGTCGATGCACCAGTCGGGCAACCACTGGATGCGCCACCTCCTGGGGACCGTGATCGCCATCCACCACGATCTCCCCGCGCCCCAGCACCTCGCCGACATGAGGTTGATCGGTGAGCCACGCTGCCCGACACAGATCCCCGGTATCCCGCGACTTGTCTTCTCTCACAAGATCTGCAGCACGCTCGTCCATTCCGCAGCGAGTCGCGCCTTCGTGGCGTTCCCGCGTTATGTGATCATGGTCCGCGACCTGCGAACGATGCTGGTGTCGCATTTCGAGCGGTTCAAGGACCGCTACCGGATGTCGTTCTCGGAATACCTTCGCGGTGACGTGACGGGCCGACGATTCGACTGCGACATCTGGGACAGCGTCCGGTTTCTGAACGCATGGGGTCGGGTCTGCAGCCGCATGCCGGGGCAGACGATGGTCCTGAGATTTGAAGACCTGCGGGCAGATGTCGTCTCCCAGGCGATGAAGGTCTGGAACTTCCTCGAACTCCCGCCCGTCGAGCGGTCGGTGTTCGAGCAGGCCGCCGCCGCGTCCACTAAGGACCAGATGAAGACGAAGGAAGAACGCGTTCGGAAGCATGGGACCGTGGTCCGGCCAGATGGCGGCGATGCCCTGGCACGCTATTCCCCGAAGGACCGCGCCTTCTTCATGGAGACTTGCGAACGATATCTGCGACATTCCTTCGGCTACGATTACAACTGGTTCGAGAGCTCTGCGGCGATTCGACGCGCGGCGTAA
- a CDS encoding ferritin-like domain-containing protein produces the protein MPEKNSLPSREQLIQLLNEDLAREYQAIVAYVVYSQAIKGAKYMAIADELKVHAGEELQHALTIASQIDYLGGMPTATMKPVKLSDKAEDMLRFDLDNENETIRHYRERVRQCEALGEYAIAENIRSILVQEQEHQADLATALGVDVPDVSKPEERA, from the coding sequence ATGCCTGAAAAGAACTCTCTCCCCTCGCGCGAACAACTCATTCAGCTCCTGAACGAAGATCTCGCCCGTGAATACCAGGCGATCGTCGCCTATGTCGTGTACTCGCAGGCCATCAAAGGCGCGAAGTACATGGCCATCGCCGACGAACTGAAGGTGCATGCGGGCGAAGAACTCCAGCATGCCCTCACCATCGCCAGCCAGATCGACTATCTCGGCGGAATGCCGACCGCAACGATGAAGCCGGTGAAGCTCTCCGACAAGGCCGAAGACATGCTTCGCTTCGACCTCGACAACGAGAATGAAACGATCCGGCATTATCGCGAGCGGGTCCGCCAGTGTGAGGCACTCGGGGAATATGCGATTGCCGAGAACATCCGCAGCATTCTGGTCCAGGAGCAGGAACACCAGGCCGATCTCGCGACGGCGCTGGGCGTCGATGTTCCCGACGTCAGCAAGCCCGAAGAACGGGCCTAG
- a CDS encoding glycosyltransferase → MRICQVMIGAGFGGAERSFVDTALAMADRGHAVQAVCHRDFVKRDLLEAHANIRVSPVLVRGAWDFAGARRMQNAIGEFGPDVMHVHLARAAHLAGPIGRRMGVPVIAKLHNYANLKYYRQVDAFIGTTEDQRGYLAKNGIDGPRATVIPNFSRMPVIETLRAQPVAKAARPVKFITCGRLHTVKGFDILLKALKQLHLEGQCAQLIVGGSGPEHESLLKLRDELGLHDDVEFAGWIDDTSRFLDRGDIYVLSSRTESFGISLLEAMARGLPIVSTRCQGPSQLLTDSQAWFAAPENVGSLAAAMRASIDQSEERTRRAGDLRDLFATTYAESHVAPRILQFYKDCGARESGDAALDSAWPWQFVEATSLAEAETSTTRMLVNRQMSLRLRSMGWTSCRAVMQASNVDVLRETNGRDNCRVELGAGSPGHGPRFGYLKRHRERTKSRLFRDQFVPAGWNEAEAVGLCERSGVATMRVLATGFEKAGEETGAAVESFSLTEAIRGESGFHTARRWHDEGIFDESEVVALRREMISAAADLVRRMHFAGLAHQDLFWQHLFFEPRTDGRLAARVIDVQRMIRPGSMAAWSYFWIKDMEQLRFSMQRMGFRDDDVKHWYQCYFAQTGLTPWQRLLTGTIRLRGIRRALKMALKQRGRTNSIPSSPAGRTVGQRHAA, encoded by the coding sequence ATGAGGATCTGCCAGGTGATGATCGGCGCGGGGTTCGGCGGGGCCGAGCGTTCGTTCGTCGATACGGCCCTCGCAATGGCCGACCGCGGGCACGCGGTGCAGGCCGTCTGTCACCGTGATTTCGTGAAACGCGACCTCCTCGAGGCTCATGCCAACATTCGCGTGTCGCCGGTGTTGGTCCGCGGAGCCTGGGACTTCGCCGGCGCGCGGCGGATGCAGAACGCGATTGGCGAATTCGGGCCGGATGTCATGCACGTCCACCTCGCGCGGGCAGCCCACCTGGCGGGCCCGATCGGACGGCGCATGGGCGTTCCGGTCATCGCGAAGCTCCACAACTACGCCAACCTGAAGTATTACCGGCAGGTCGACGCGTTCATCGGAACGACCGAAGACCAGCGCGGATACCTCGCAAAGAATGGCATCGACGGACCGCGGGCGACGGTCATCCCCAACTTCTCCCGGATGCCGGTGATCGAAACTCTCCGCGCTCAACCGGTGGCGAAGGCCGCCCGTCCGGTGAAGTTCATCACATGCGGGCGTCTGCATACCGTCAAGGGATTCGACATCCTGCTGAAGGCGCTGAAGCAACTGCATCTCGAAGGGCAGTGCGCACAGTTGATCGTCGGAGGCAGTGGACCGGAGCACGAGTCGCTGCTCAAACTGCGCGATGAACTCGGCCTTCACGACGACGTCGAGTTTGCCGGCTGGATCGACGATACCTCGCGGTTTCTCGATCGCGGCGACATCTACGTCCTCTCCTCGCGGACGGAGTCTTTCGGAATCTCGCTGCTTGAGGCGATGGCGCGCGGGTTGCCGATCGTGTCCACGCGCTGCCAGGGGCCGTCCCAGCTGCTGACCGACTCGCAGGCGTGGTTCGCCGCACCGGAGAACGTCGGAAGTCTCGCCGCGGCAATGCGGGCCTCGATCGACCAGTCGGAGGAACGCACTCGGCGCGCCGGCGACCTTCGTGATTTATTTGCGACAACGTACGCAGAGTCGCACGTGGCGCCCCGAATTCTGCAGTTTTACAAGGACTGCGGCGCTCGGGAGTCGGGCGATGCGGCTCTCGATTCGGCCTGGCCCTGGCAGTTCGTCGAGGCAACCTCGCTCGCGGAAGCGGAAACGTCCACCACGCGAATGCTGGTGAATCGCCAGATGTCGCTCCGGCTGCGGTCGATGGGATGGACGTCCTGCCGGGCTGTGATGCAGGCGTCGAATGTCGACGTGCTGCGCGAGACCAATGGACGGGACAACTGCCGAGTCGAACTGGGAGCTGGCTCGCCCGGGCACGGCCCGCGATTCGGGTATCTCAAACGCCACCGTGAACGAACGAAGTCCCGGCTGTTTCGCGACCAGTTCGTTCCAGCCGGCTGGAACGAGGCCGAGGCCGTCGGCCTCTGCGAACGATCAGGCGTCGCGACGATGCGTGTCCTCGCGACGGGCTTCGAGAAGGCAGGCGAAGAGACTGGTGCCGCGGTGGAGTCGTTCTCGCTGACGGAGGCGATTCGCGGAGAGTCGGGTTTTCACACCGCGCGTCGCTGGCATGACGAGGGGATCTTTGACGAGTCCGAAGTCGTTGCGCTCCGACGCGAAATGATCTCCGCGGCGGCCGACCTCGTTCGGCGGATGCATTTCGCCGGCCTGGCCCATCAGGATCTTTTCTGGCAGCACCTCTTCTTCGAGCCCCGGACCGATGGCCGACTCGCGGCCCGCGTGATCGATGTCCAGCGGATGATTCGACCCGGCTCGATGGCGGCCTGGAGCTATTTCTGGATCAAGGATATGGAACAGCTCCGCTTCTCCATGCAGCGGATGGGATTCCGCGACGACGATGTGAAGCACTGGTACCAGTGTTACTTCGCCCAAACCGGCCTGACTCCGTGGCAGCGGCTTCTCACAGGGACGATCCGCCTGCGGGGAATTCGGCGGGCGCTGAAGATGGCCCTGAAGCAGCGGGGGCGAACGAACAGCATTCCTTCGTCGCCAGCCGGGCGAACCGTCGGGCAGCGGCACGCGGCCTGA